A portion of the Rhinolophus sinicus isolate RSC01 linkage group LG03, ASM3656204v1, whole genome shotgun sequence genome contains these proteins:
- the COX16 gene encoding cytochrome c oxidase assembly protein COX16 homolog, mitochondrial isoform X2, protein MKTESFGVLQHFKVGKLLIVGGSFGLREFSQIRYDAVKIKIDPELEEKLKMNKVSLESEYEKIKDSAFDDWKNIRGPRPWEDPQLLQGRNPEFLKTKTT, encoded by the exons ATGAAGACTGAATCTTTTGGGGTACTCCAACATTTCAAGGTTGGAAAG ttGTTGATTGTTGGAGGTTCTTTTGGTCTTCGTGAGTTTTCACAAATCCGTTAtgatgctgtgaagattaaa ATCGATCCTgaattagaagaaaaactgaaaatgaataaagtgTCATTGGAATCAGAGTACGAG aaaataaaagactcTGCTTTTGACGATTGGAAGAATATTCGAGGACCGAGGCCTTGGGAAGATCCTCAGCTCCTCCAAGGACGAAATCCAGAATTCCTGAAGACTAAGACAACTTGA
- the COX16 gene encoding cytochrome c oxidase assembly protein COX16 homolog, mitochondrial isoform X1, with protein sequence MFTHALTRALRKNKTLRYGVPMLLLIVGGSFGLREFSQIRYDAVKIKIDPELEEKLKMNKVSLESEYEKIKDSAFDDWKNIRGPRPWEDPQLLQGRNPEFLKTKTT encoded by the exons ATGTTTACACACGCGTTGACGCGCGCCTTGCGCAAGAACAAGACCCTTCGCTACGGAGTCCCCATGTTG ttGTTGATTGTTGGAGGTTCTTTTGGTCTTCGTGAGTTTTCACAAATCCGTTAtgatgctgtgaagattaaa ATCGATCCTgaattagaagaaaaactgaaaatgaataaagtgTCATTGGAATCAGAGTACGAG aaaataaaagactcTGCTTTTGACGATTGGAAGAATATTCGAGGACCGAGGCCTTGGGAAGATCCTCAGCTCCTCCAAGGACGAAATCCAGAATTCCTGAAGACTAAGACAACTTGA
- the COX16 gene encoding cytochrome c oxidase assembly protein COX16 homolog, mitochondrial isoform X3, giving the protein MFTHALTRALRKNKTLRYGVPMLIDPELEEKLKMNKVSLESEYEKIKDSAFDDWKNIRGPRPWEDPQLLQGRNPEFLKTKTT; this is encoded by the exons ATGTTTACACACGCGTTGACGCGCGCCTTGCGCAAGAACAAGACCCTTCGCTACGGAGTCCCCATGTTG ATCGATCCTgaattagaagaaaaactgaaaatgaataaagtgTCATTGGAATCAGAGTACGAG aaaataaaagactcTGCTTTTGACGATTGGAAGAATATTCGAGGACCGAGGCCTTGGGAAGATCCTCAGCTCCTCCAAGGACGAAATCCAGAATTCCTGAAGACTAAGACAACTTGA